Proteins encoded together in one Hymenobacter monticola window:
- the pseI gene encoding pseudaminic acid synthase codes for MTEITIGGRLVGPAHKPFIIAEMSGNHNQSLERALALVDAAAAAGVDALKLQTYTADTISMDTGFAIAEQGQSLWEGQNLYKLYQEAHTPWEWHAELFARARQHGLLAFSSPFDETAVDFLETLDVPAYKIASFENAHWPLLRKVAATGKPVIVSTGAATLAEIDDAVRVLRGAGCRELVLLKCTSTYPASPANTNLRTIPVLAETFGCPIGLSDHTMGVGASVAAVALGACVIEKHFTTSRAEGGVDSAFSLEPHELKLLVEETERAHQALGGVQLCVQPNEEKSRLYKRSIYVSKPIAAGEEFTTDNLKIIRPGDGLWPRHWDTVLGRRAVKDLKPGTPLTWEAI; via the coding sequence ATGACTGAGATTACCATTGGCGGCCGCTTGGTCGGCCCGGCCCACAAGCCGTTCATCATCGCCGAAATGTCGGGCAACCACAACCAGAGCCTCGAGCGGGCCCTGGCTTTGGTCGATGCCGCCGCCGCGGCCGGCGTCGATGCCCTCAAGCTGCAGACTTACACGGCCGACACCATTTCGATGGACACCGGCTTTGCCATTGCCGAGCAGGGCCAGTCGCTGTGGGAGGGCCAGAACCTCTACAAGCTCTACCAGGAGGCGCACACGCCCTGGGAATGGCACGCCGAACTGTTTGCCCGCGCCCGGCAGCACGGCCTGCTAGCCTTCAGCTCGCCGTTCGACGAGACGGCGGTGGACTTTCTGGAGACGCTCGACGTGCCGGCCTACAAAATTGCCTCTTTCGAAAACGCCCACTGGCCGCTGCTGCGCAAAGTAGCCGCTACCGGCAAGCCCGTGATAGTGAGCACCGGCGCCGCCACCCTGGCCGAGATTGACGACGCCGTGCGGGTGCTGCGCGGAGCCGGCTGCCGCGAACTGGTGCTGCTCAAGTGTACCAGCACCTACCCCGCCTCGCCCGCCAACACCAACCTGCGCACCATCCCGGTGCTGGCCGAAACCTTCGGCTGCCCCATCGGCCTGAGCGACCACACCATGGGCGTGGGCGCGAGCGTGGCGGCCGTGGCCCTGGGCGCCTGCGTCATTGAGAAGCACTTCACCACCAGCCGTGCCGAGGGCGGCGTCGATTCCGCCTTCTCGCTGGAGCCGCACGAGCTGAAGCTGCTGGTGGAAGAAACCGAGCGCGCCCACCAGGCGCTGGGCGGCGTGCAGCTCTGCGTTCAGCCCAACGAGGAGAAAAGCCGCCTCTACAAGCGCAGCATCTACGTGTCGAAGCCCATTGCGGCCGGCGAAGAATTCACCACCGATAACCTGAAAATCATTCGCCCCGGCGACGGCCTCTGGCCCCGGCACTGGGACACCGTGCTGGGCCGCCGGGCGGTGAAGGACCTCAAACCCGGCACGCCGCTTACGTGGGAAGCCATTTAG
- a CDS encoding glycosyltransferase family protein, with amino-acid sequence MSTTPTETTPTPIPAHPPTLVKRLRDILQLRFSDVYADLPAAAMASISPANPLKRLARVLAYASLRLVGNVFRPIRNPDNLHGQVWLYVVSANNYDALSFIKAARTDAVLLAGQAKNIGRYNGAVNRLSLRRKLLYYWQFPWAFIGLLRSEGRRAWRYFDFIFYAIGYYEVYRRALRHYRPRAVVFSNDHNDDSRSLLLACQAEGVPTAYIQHASVSTSFPPLGFDLSLLEGQDALDKYRQCGPVRGRVELVGMPKADAFLGQKNTQPAVKRVGLACNVHDPVSALTETLSYLMAELPGLTFTLRPHPSDPRDFQPLRRALPLLQWSDSKQENVFAFLQKHDALIAADTSTHLEAILLNLASIYFQFSGNAAINDYYGYVAHGLIDAAQDLPALKALLLQYQARKPTDLFRRASYYNATVGTEHEDRSQELAADIITKWMR; translated from the coding sequence ATGTCGACTACGCCAACAGAAACAACTCCTACCCCCATACCCGCCCACCCTCCTACCCTAGTCAAGCGCCTGCGCGACATCCTGCAGCTGCGCTTCTCCGACGTGTATGCCGACCTGCCCGCGGCGGCCATGGCCAGCATTTCGCCCGCCAACCCACTGAAACGGCTGGCGCGAGTGCTGGCCTACGCGAGCTTGCGGCTGGTGGGCAACGTGTTTCGGCCCATCCGCAACCCCGACAACCTGCACGGCCAGGTGTGGCTCTACGTGGTGAGCGCCAACAACTATGATGCGCTTTCTTTCATTAAAGCCGCGCGGACCGATGCTGTGCTGCTAGCCGGGCAAGCCAAAAACATTGGGCGCTACAACGGGGCCGTAAACCGGCTATCGCTGCGCCGCAAGCTGCTGTACTACTGGCAGTTTCCCTGGGCTTTCATCGGGCTGCTGCGTTCGGAAGGACGGCGGGCGTGGCGGTACTTCGATTTTATTTTCTACGCCATTGGCTATTACGAGGTGTACCGGCGGGCTTTGCGCCATTACCGCCCGCGCGCCGTGGTGTTTTCCAACGACCACAACGACGACTCCCGCTCGCTGCTGCTGGCCTGCCAGGCCGAGGGCGTGCCCACGGCCTACATTCAGCACGCCAGCGTGAGCACGAGCTTCCCGCCCCTGGGCTTCGACCTCAGCCTGCTCGAAGGCCAGGACGCCCTGGACAAGTACCGCCAGTGCGGCCCGGTGCGCGGCCGGGTGGAGCTGGTGGGCATGCCCAAGGCGGACGCTTTTTTGGGCCAGAAAAACACGCAACCGGCCGTGAAGCGGGTAGGCTTGGCCTGCAACGTGCACGACCCCGTATCGGCTCTCACCGAAACCCTCTCCTACCTGATGGCGGAGCTGCCGGGCCTGACCTTCACCCTGCGCCCGCACCCCAGCGACCCGCGCGATTTTCAGCCGCTGCGGCGGGCGCTGCCCCTGCTGCAATGGTCTGACTCCAAGCAGGAAAACGTGTTTGCTTTCCTGCAAAAACACGACGCGCTGATTGCCGCCGATACCTCAACCCACCTGGAAGCCATCCTGCTGAATCTGGCCAGTATCTACTTCCAGTTTAGCGGTAATGCTGCCATCAACGATTACTACGGCTATGTGGCCCACGGCCTGATTGACGCGGCGCAGGACCTGCCCGCGTTGAAAGCCCTATTGCTTCAATACCAGGCAAGGAAGCCGACCGACCTGTTCCGGCGCGCTTCCTATTACAACGCCACGGTAGGAACGGAGCACGAAGACCGCAGTCAGGAACTAGCGGCCGATATTATTACGAAATGGATGCGGTAG
- a CDS encoding LamG-like jellyroll fold domain-containing protein encodes MLLPFFYISATGWVRGLCAIALLLLCVLRFGCPQAWAQARSLPGSGNSLFFNGIDSYVDCGPTNRAIRDQLVLTVWVKTQNSGYQCVVSKFSDGPAEDKGFFLYTSGGKAGFSGRNGSGRLMSSGLSTSRIDDGRWHHLAGICSGNPWRWQIVVDGILENTGNYSNAGTLELASTAPLLIGCDYVANGHYFEGEIDELKIASAPSNDYSIRLSMCSKYTTAPQTMWFNYRFDMSAGTTLVDNGSRPADGTLHNFGNNPWRTSGAPIGDRTLAVYGDLLAPLPLNQPWRMETAEGDSIIIDNISPSTRGIHIYLVDEPPSILPSGPSGGAYFGVFTVGDPSANSYTLSIRPAGGAGCRNAYTRLSNDRQWSLPAQLPSSRDRLLIPTTVYRSEHILTRGPETLATISGDSVACAGGRATLAVAGAGITGIRWNTGATTPTLSAGPGAYTAVVTFASGCSRVLQHIVRSITPGLIITGDSTLCPGRATSLTALAARATSYRWSTGATTATVQLTQSGTYTVTATYPGGCTVSARRTVRLNTELVPTFTLGVDTTLCEGEQVLLQGPAGASYRYQWSDGSTNRQLLAQAAGRYTLRVSTACGEQSASRTVAVASCLKVPNIITANGDKHNDRFTVQGLKGEGWVLDVYNRWGRAVFQTANYHNEWGADAAPGVYYVLLRRPATGFVYKGWLEVVR; translated from the coding sequence GTGCTTCTACCATTCTTCTACATATCGGCCACCGGTTGGGTCCGAGGGCTGTGCGCCATTGCACTGCTATTGCTTTGTGTGCTGCGCTTTGGCTGCCCGCAGGCGTGGGCTCAGGCACGGTCGTTGCCAGGCTCCGGCAACTCGCTGTTTTTTAACGGCATCGACAGCTACGTGGATTGCGGCCCCACCAATCGGGCAATTCGGGACCAACTGGTCCTCACCGTCTGGGTAAAGACTCAGAATTCAGGTTATCAATGCGTGGTCAGTAAGTTTTCGGACGGCCCGGCCGAGGACAAAGGGTTTTTCCTGTACACCTCGGGCGGCAAAGCGGGCTTTAGCGGCCGCAACGGCTCGGGACGGCTCATGAGTTCGGGCCTGTCCACCTCGCGCATCGACGACGGACGCTGGCACCACTTGGCGGGCATTTGCAGCGGCAACCCTTGGCGGTGGCAAATTGTGGTCGATGGCATTCTGGAAAACACGGGCAACTACTCGAACGCGGGCACGTTGGAGTTAGCGAGCACCGCGCCGCTGCTCATCGGGTGTGACTACGTAGCAAATGGACACTATTTCGAGGGAGAGATTGATGAACTAAAAATTGCTTCGGCTCCATCTAACGATTACAGTATACGCCTGTCCATGTGTTCCAAGTACACCACGGCACCGCAGACTATGTGGTTCAACTACCGCTTTGACATGAGCGCCGGCACCACCCTGGTCGACAACGGGTCGAGACCGGCCGATGGCACCCTCCACAACTTTGGCAATAACCCGTGGCGCACCTCGGGCGCCCCGATTGGGGACCGGACGCTGGCGGTGTATGGAGACTTATTAGCACCGCTTCCGCTTAACCAGCCCTGGCGCATGGAAACAGCGGAGGGCGACAGCATCATTATTGATAACATTTCACCTTCCACCCGAGGAATCCATATCTACCTGGTCGACGAGCCGCCTTCCATCCTGCCTTCGGGCCCCTCGGGCGGAGCTTATTTCGGCGTTTTCACGGTTGGAGACCCAAGCGCCAATAGCTACACCCTCAGCATCAGGCCTGCCGGCGGGGCGGGCTGCCGCAATGCTTACACCCGGCTGAGCAACGACAGGCAGTGGTCCTTGCCTGCCCAGCTGCCCTCCAGCCGCGACCGGCTGCTGATACCCACCACGGTCTACCGCAGCGAGCATATTCTGACGCGTGGGCCTGAAACCCTGGCAACCATCAGCGGTGATTCCGTGGCCTGCGCGGGCGGCCGCGCAACGCTGGCCGTAGCGGGCGCAGGCATCACGGGCATTCGGTGGAACACCGGCGCAACCACTCCTACCCTCAGCGCGGGGCCCGGCGCCTACACGGCCGTTGTCACTTTTGCCTCGGGCTGCTCGCGGGTGTTGCAGCACATCGTGCGGAGCATCACCCCGGGCTTAATCATCACCGGAGATTCCACCCTCTGTCCGGGCCGGGCTACCTCCTTAACGGCGCTAGCCGCCCGCGCCACTTCCTACCGCTGGAGCACCGGGGCCACCACGGCCACGGTGCAATTAACCCAGTCCGGCACTTACACGGTGACGGCAACCTACCCTGGGGGCTGCACAGTATCGGCCCGACGCACCGTGCGCCTGAATACAGAACTGGTTCCAACATTCACCCTCGGCGTCGATACGACCCTGTGCGAGGGCGAACAAGTGCTGTTGCAGGGGCCGGCCGGTGCTTCCTACCGCTACCAGTGGTCGGACGGCTCGACCAACCGGCAACTGCTGGCGCAGGCAGCCGGGCGCTACACCTTGCGGGTGAGCACGGCCTGCGGCGAACAAAGCGCCAGCCGCACCGTGGCTGTGGCCTCCTGCCTGAAAGTGCCCAACATTATAACCGCCAATGGCGATAAGCACAACGACCGGTTCACGGTGCAGGGCCTGAAGGGCGAGGGCTGGGTGCTGGACGTATACAACCGTTGGGGCCGGGCCGTGTTCCAGACGGCCAACTACCACAACGAGTGGGGCGCCGACGCCGCGCCCGGCGTGTACTATGTGCTGCTGCGTCGGCCCGCCACGGGCTTCGTGTACAAGGGCTGGCTGGAAGTAGTCCGCTAG
- a CDS encoding DUF7033 domain-containing protein: MAAPALSAPPLPATPTVTPAVRLAYVLQHFWQAYPAAQQVPIGYEPAPAGVTVLAGAGAFFSGTNPYPPAPHWRDWAGQSIPFFFDAAPGAPLFTLHPGAVTVHTDLISAAFYLLSGWQEYFSSERDRHGRFPYAASVQKQYDFVTVPVVNYYFDVLKTAVEHVSGQKLPPRRWADDAPFGAFITHDIDNLHSAWKAPAKADLKRGNLWGFARKMWQHVTQPDAWDNLEAVAAAVAADGAKSTFFVLPARQPGADGTPNADYRLDDALWNRFHRLAAAGRHEIALHGSIGTAVSATQLGGEAQDFLQARALFPFGNRFHYLRWEPRLTPQLLEAGADALEIGPKYDSTLGFAEHFGFRHSYCHPFYPFNFSTAEAHSFLEIPLNVMDATLHHPHYLQLQADEILPALRPMLQEIERFGGVATVLWHNDHFDPANDTTGPRQFAEIVKHLRQRGAAFLTGWEIWRQFES; this comes from the coding sequence ATGGCAGCCCCGGCACTTTCCGCACCACCGCTTCCGGCCACGCCGACGGTTACGCCCGCGGTGCGGCTGGCTTACGTGCTGCAGCATTTCTGGCAGGCGTACCCAGCCGCTCAGCAAGTGCCCATTGGCTACGAGCCCGCGCCAGCGGGCGTGACCGTACTTGCCGGGGCAGGAGCCTTTTTTTCCGGAACGAACCCCTACCCGCCCGCTCCGCATTGGCGCGATTGGGCCGGTCAGTCCATCCCTTTTTTCTTCGATGCTGCTCCTGGTGCGCCGTTGTTCACGCTACACCCCGGTGCTGTCACAGTGCATACCGACCTTATTTCGGCGGCTTTCTACCTACTCAGCGGCTGGCAGGAATACTTCTCGTCGGAGCGCGACCGGCACGGGCGCTTTCCCTATGCCGCCAGCGTGCAAAAGCAGTATGACTTCGTGACCGTGCCGGTGGTGAACTACTACTTTGACGTGCTGAAAACCGCCGTGGAGCACGTTTCGGGGCAGAAGCTGCCGCCGCGCCGCTGGGCTGATGATGCGCCATTTGGGGCCTTTATCACCCACGACATCGACAACCTGCACAGTGCCTGGAAAGCCCCGGCGAAAGCGGACCTCAAGCGGGGGAATCTTTGGGGTTTCGCACGAAAGATGTGGCAGCATGTCACGCAGCCCGATGCCTGGGACAACCTGGAAGCCGTGGCCGCTGCCGTGGCGGCGGACGGAGCGAAGTCGACTTTTTTCGTGCTGCCCGCCCGCCAGCCGGGTGCAGACGGCACACCCAATGCCGATTACCGGCTCGACGACGCCCTTTGGAACCGCTTTCACCGGCTCGCCGCTGCTGGTCGGCACGAAATAGCGTTGCATGGCAGCATTGGCACGGCTGTGAGTGCGACGCAGCTTGGTGGGGAAGCACAAGATTTCCTGCAAGCCCGCGCGCTTTTTCCCTTCGGCAACCGGTTTCACTACCTCCGCTGGGAGCCCCGGCTGACCCCGCAACTACTGGAAGCGGGCGCAGACGCGCTGGAAATTGGCCCCAAATACGATTCTACGCTGGGCTTTGCCGAGCATTTTGGTTTTCGACACTCTTATTGTCACCCGTTCTACCCCTTCAATTTTTCTACGGCCGAGGCACATAGCTTCTTGGAAATTCCGCTGAATGTGATGGATGCCACGCTGCACCACCCCCACTACCTTCAGCTTCAGGCCGATGAAATTTTGCCTGCCCTCCGGCCCATGCTGCAGGAAATCGAGCGCTTCGGGGGGGTAGCCACGGTGCTGTGGCACAACGACCATTTCGACCCTGCCAACGACACCACCGGCCCGCGCCAGTTTGCCGAGATTGTGAAGCACCTGCGGCAGCGCGGCGCGGCGTTTCTGACGGGCTGGGAAATATGGCGGCAGTTTGAGAGTTAA
- a CDS encoding oligosaccharide flippase family protein, whose amino-acid sequence MGIVLRQGIRNTLISYVGLAIGFVNTILIMPRLLSPAQIGLTASVLLPLATVGAQVASFGFANMGIRYFPFFRNQGRNHAGFFPLLLGPPLLGFVVVALALLAGKPLLLRWYDAADAALLAPHYLAAIALAGCIMLGSLQDAYLRSLYHTSFSSFCQEILLRLVLVGAAVAYSQGYLSFHGYVLAYVGAYALVAVLLAIYLAAIGELHLRPTRAALRIKPLREMLGFGAFVLLSNISGTVLLNIDSLMVGAKVSLAAAGIYLIATNVSTALVLPFRALYKTAFTLIAEYWKEGDMAKMADFYRRSTRINTLLGCYLALGIGLNLPFIYGLIHKPEYAAGTGAVLLLLAGRLFDGITGVNGIIVATSPRYRFDLVFNVSLAAAVVVLNWLLIPRIQLEGAALAYCIALVSINTARTWFVWRSYGMQPFDGQVLRILLVAAGAGFVAWALPDTGNAWLTLLLRGGVLTVLYGAGVLLTGTAPEAVALLNKMRGRDLTP is encoded by the coding sequence TTGGGCATCGTTCTTCGCCAGGGTATCCGCAACACCCTGATTTCCTACGTCGGCCTGGCCATTGGCTTCGTCAACACCATTCTGATAATGCCGCGGCTGCTTTCGCCGGCCCAGATTGGCCTGACGGCCAGCGTGCTGCTGCCGCTGGCCACCGTGGGCGCGCAGGTGGCGTCGTTTGGGTTTGCCAACATGGGCATCCGGTATTTTCCGTTTTTCCGCAACCAGGGGCGCAATCACGCGGGCTTTTTTCCTCTGCTGCTGGGGCCGCCGTTGCTGGGGTTCGTGGTGGTGGCACTGGCGCTGCTGGCGGGCAAGCCTTTGCTGCTGCGCTGGTACGACGCGGCCGATGCGGCCCTACTGGCGCCGCACTACCTGGCCGCCATTGCGCTAGCGGGCTGCATCATGCTGGGCTCCTTGCAGGATGCCTACCTGCGCTCGCTCTATCACACCTCGTTTTCCTCGTTTTGCCAGGAAATTCTGCTGCGGCTGGTGCTGGTGGGCGCCGCCGTGGCCTACAGCCAGGGCTACCTCAGCTTCCACGGCTACGTGCTAGCCTATGTAGGGGCCTACGCGCTGGTAGCGGTGCTGCTGGCCATTTACCTCGCGGCCATAGGCGAGTTGCACCTACGGCCCACGCGGGCGGCGCTGCGCATCAAGCCCCTGCGCGAGATGCTGGGTTTTGGAGCTTTTGTGCTGCTGAGCAACATCTCAGGCACAGTGCTGCTCAACATCGACAGCCTGATGGTGGGCGCCAAAGTGAGTTTGGCGGCAGCCGGTATCTACCTCATTGCCACCAACGTGAGCACGGCGCTGGTGCTGCCCTTTCGGGCGCTCTACAAAACGGCCTTTACACTCATTGCCGAATACTGGAAAGAAGGCGATATGGCCAAAATGGCCGACTTCTACCGGCGCAGCACCCGCATCAACACGCTGCTGGGCTGCTACCTGGCGCTGGGCATCGGGCTGAATTTGCCGTTCATCTACGGTCTCATTCACAAGCCCGAGTACGCGGCCGGCACCGGCGCCGTACTATTGCTCCTGGCCGGCCGGCTGTTCGACGGCATCACCGGCGTCAACGGCATCATCGTGGCCACCTCGCCGCGCTACCGCTTCGATTTGGTGTTCAATGTCTCGCTGGCCGCCGCTGTGGTAGTGCTCAACTGGCTGCTGATTCCGCGCATCCAACTGGAAGGCGCGGCCCTGGCTTACTGCATTGCCCTGGTTAGCATCAACACGGCCCGCACCTGGTTTGTGTGGCGCAGCTACGGCATGCAGCCCTTCGATGGGCAGGTTCTGCGCATTCTGCTGGTGGCAGCTGGGGCCGGCTTTGTGGCCTGGGCCCTGCCCGACACCGGCAACGCCTGGCTCACCCTGCTGCTGCGCGGCGGCGTGCTCACGGTGCTGTATGGCGCCGGCGTGCTGCTCACGGGCACCGCCCCGGAGGCCGTGGCTCTGCTGAACAAGATGCGCGGCCGGGACCTTACCCCCTGA
- a CDS encoding efflux RND transporter permease subunit, protein MNKFISGIVAFSLKNRFFVFFMTALLVAGGTYSYVHTPIEAFPDVTNTQMIIVSLWPGRSAEEVERFVSTPIEVAMNSVQMKSNMRSISMFGLSVLKINFEDNVEDFFARQQVNNLLSGVNLPSGCDSHVQPPYGPTGEIFRYTVQSRAGRSTNELLAIQDWTVERQLKSVPGVADIAAFGGTRKVYEISVNPAMLVKYDMTPLEVYDAVQKSNLNVGGDVIEKNSQSYVVRGIGLLTKPEDIGNIIVKDVNNVPVLVRNVAQVTESNAPRVGQAGLDDQSDVVEGIVIMRKGENPAEVLSRVKAKIAELNEKVLPNDVYLKTFYDRDVLMDHCTHTVIHNLIEGIVLVTFIVLIFMADWRTTLTVGVVVPLALLFAFVCLRLKGMSANLLSMGAIDFGIIIDGAVVMVEGIFVVLDHKAEKVGMEKFNKLAKLGLIRKTGGELGKAVFFSKLIILTCLLPIFAFEKVEGKMFSPLAYTLGFALIGALILTLTLVPVLCSLLLNKNVKEKHNPVVTFFDNIVTKAFGFTYRHQLLSFGVAMGLVVAGLYSFKFLGSEFLPELNEGALWVETKLPMSSSLTETNKMAANYRRILRSFPEVVSVLSQTGRSNDGTDPSGIYYVQAQVNLKPKEEWKRNITKEQLIDEMDKKLKEYPGIIFNYSQPIIDNVEEAVAGINAALAVKIFGNDLKELDGKANEVMRVLSSVRGVKDLGILRNLGQPEMSVKLDQTRMAAYGVQTADAQTVVEMAVGGKAATQIYEGERKFDVTVRYPKDARDTEGKIGELRVPTIRGSKVALKEIADIGTSNGPAFVYHDNGQRFIAVKFSIRDRDMGSTVAEAQQKMEQAIKLDKGYRIEWAGEFENQVRATKRLGQVVPVSLVIIFILLFITFGNGKDAALVLANVPFALIGGIAALHITGVNFSISAGIGFIALLGICIQNGIVLITVFKENLRKKMSLTDSLLAGVASRVRPVVMTALMAMIGLFPAALSTGIGSETQKPLAIVVIGGLVTATVLTLLIFPLIFAFFYREMNQNGPSPKRRRKAEPVLVGA, encoded by the coding sequence ATGAATAAGTTTATTTCCGGCATTGTTGCCTTCTCGCTGAAGAACCGCTTTTTTGTCTTCTTCATGACGGCGCTGCTGGTGGCCGGAGGCACCTACAGCTACGTGCACACACCCATCGAGGCGTTTCCGGACGTGACGAACACCCAGATGATTATCGTGAGCCTCTGGCCCGGCCGCTCGGCCGAGGAGGTAGAGCGCTTCGTGAGCACGCCGATTGAGGTGGCCATGAACTCGGTGCAGATGAAGAGCAACATGCGCAGCATCAGCATGTTCGGCTTGTCGGTGCTCAAGATAAACTTCGAGGACAACGTGGAGGATTTCTTCGCCCGGCAGCAGGTGAACAACCTGCTGAGCGGCGTGAACCTGCCGTCCGGCTGCGACTCCCACGTGCAGCCGCCGTACGGGCCCACGGGCGAGATTTTCCGCTACACGGTGCAGAGCCGCGCCGGCCGTAGCACCAACGAGTTGCTGGCCATTCAGGACTGGACGGTGGAGCGGCAGCTGAAATCGGTGCCCGGCGTGGCCGACATCGCGGCCTTCGGCGGCACGCGTAAAGTGTACGAAATCAGCGTGAACCCCGCCATGCTGGTCAAGTACGACATGACCCCGCTGGAAGTGTACGACGCCGTGCAGAAGAGCAACCTGAACGTGGGCGGTGACGTGATTGAGAAGAACTCGCAGAGCTACGTGGTGCGCGGCATCGGCCTGCTCACCAAGCCCGAAGACATCGGCAACATCATCGTCAAGGACGTGAACAACGTGCCCGTGCTGGTGCGCAACGTGGCCCAGGTGACCGAAAGCAACGCCCCCCGCGTGGGCCAGGCCGGCCTCGACGACCAGAGCGACGTGGTGGAGGGCATCGTGATTATGCGCAAGGGCGAAAACCCCGCCGAGGTGCTGAGTCGCGTGAAAGCCAAAATTGCGGAGCTCAACGAAAAGGTGCTGCCCAACGACGTGTACCTCAAAACCTTCTACGACCGCGACGTGCTGATGGACCACTGCACGCACACCGTGATTCACAACCTGATTGAGGGCATTGTGCTGGTGACGTTCATTGTGCTGATTTTCATGGCCGACTGGCGGACCACGCTCACGGTGGGGGTGGTAGTGCCGCTGGCATTGTTGTTTGCCTTTGTGTGCCTACGCCTGAAGGGCATGAGCGCCAACTTGCTGAGCATGGGCGCCATCGACTTCGGCATTATTATCGACGGGGCGGTGGTGATGGTGGAGGGCATTTTCGTGGTGCTCGACCACAAAGCGGAAAAGGTGGGCATGGAGAAGTTTAATAAGCTGGCCAAGCTCGGGCTCATTCGCAAGACCGGCGGCGAGTTGGGCAAGGCCGTGTTTTTCTCCAAGCTCATCATTCTGACCTGCTTGCTGCCCATTTTCGCTTTTGAGAAGGTGGAGGGGAAGATGTTCAGCCCACTGGCCTACACGCTGGGTTTCGCGCTGATTGGCGCGCTTATTCTCACACTGACGCTGGTGCCGGTGCTGTGCTCGCTGCTGCTGAACAAGAACGTGAAGGAGAAGCACAACCCCGTTGTGACCTTCTTCGACAACATTGTGACCAAGGCCTTTGGCTTCACCTACCGCCACCAGCTGCTGAGTTTCGGGGTGGCGATGGGGCTGGTGGTGGCCGGGCTGTATTCGTTTAAATTCCTGGGCTCGGAGTTTCTGCCGGAGCTAAACGAGGGCGCGCTGTGGGTGGAAACCAAGCTGCCGATGTCGTCCTCGCTGACCGAGACCAACAAGATGGCGGCCAACTACCGCCGCATCCTGCGGTCGTTCCCGGAAGTGGTGTCGGTGCTGAGCCAGACGGGCCGTTCCAACGACGGTACCGACCCCTCGGGCATCTACTACGTGCAGGCGCAGGTCAACCTCAAGCCTAAAGAGGAGTGGAAGCGCAACATCACCAAGGAGCAGCTGATTGACGAGATGGACAAGAAGCTGAAGGAATACCCCGGCATCATTTTCAACTACTCGCAGCCCATCATCGACAACGTGGAGGAGGCCGTGGCCGGCATCAACGCGGCGCTGGCGGTGAAGATTTTCGGCAACGACCTCAAGGAGCTTGATGGCAAGGCCAACGAGGTGATGCGGGTGCTCAGCAGCGTGCGCGGCGTGAAGGACCTGGGCATTTTGCGCAACCTGGGCCAGCCCGAAATGAGCGTGAAGCTCGACCAGACCCGCATGGCCGCCTACGGCGTCCAAACTGCCGACGCCCAAACCGTGGTGGAAATGGCCGTGGGCGGCAAGGCCGCCACCCAGATTTACGAGGGCGAGCGTAAGTTCGACGTGACCGTGCGCTACCCCAAGGACGCCCGCGACACCGAAGGCAAAATCGGCGAGCTGCGCGTGCCCACCATCCGTGGCAGCAAGGTGGCGCTGAAGGAAATAGCCGACATTGGTACCAGCAACGGCCCGGCGTTTGTGTACCACGACAACGGCCAGCGCTTCATTGCCGTGAAGTTCAGCATCCGCGACCGGGATATGGGCTCCACCGTGGCCGAGGCGCAGCAGAAAATGGAACAGGCCATCAAGCTCGACAAGGGCTACCGCATCGAGTGGGCCGGCGAATTCGAGAACCAGGTGCGGGCCACCAAGCGCCTGGGCCAGGTGGTGCCGGTGTCGCTGGTTATCATTTTCATTTTGCTGTTTATCACCTTCGGCAACGGCAAGGACGCGGCGCTGGTGTTGGCCAACGTGCCGTTTGCGCTCATCGGCGGTATCGCAGCGCTGCACATCACGGGCGTCAACTTCTCCATTTCGGCCGGCATCGGATTCATTGCCCTGCTCGGGATATGTATTCAGAACGGCATTGTGCTCATCACCGTGTTCAAGGAAAATCTGCGCAAGAAGATGAGCCTGACCGACAGCCTGCTGGCCGGCGTGGCCTCGCGCGTGCGCCCGGTAGTGATGACGGCCCTCATGGCCATGATAGGCCTGTTCCCGGCCGCCCTCAGCACCGGCATCGGTTCCGAAACGCAGAAGCCGCTGGCCATCGTCGTCATCGGAGGACTGGTGACGGCCACGGTGCTCACGCTGCTCATTTTCCCGCTCATCTTCGCCTTCTTCTACCGCGAAATGAACCAGAACGGGCCCTCGCCCAAGCGGCGGCGCAAGGCGGAGCCGGTGTTGGTAGGGGCCTAA